Genomic segment of Vitis riparia cultivar Riparia Gloire de Montpellier isolate 1030 chromosome 19, EGFV_Vit.rip_1.0, whole genome shotgun sequence:
AAAGCCCATCCTCGTATAAGCAGCAAAGACATAAAATAAGACAATAAGACAACTGCTTGGTTGATGTGTTGATTAAATCTGATCACTCAAAAACGAAcccaagaaaatgaataaaacaaacACTAAGAAGTGCAACACCAAGATGAAAAGAAACAACAACAGTATAAACTGGAAAATTATTTCAGTCATAGAGCATATACTTTCATATTCACCCCAGTACTGCGCATCAAAAGCTTGCTTATGGTTGAATAATGTTCATGTGAAGGATCCAACAATATAAAAGAAGCCTCTGCAGCAAAAATTGCAGTTACAGAAGGAATTCTCTGCCATGGCTCTACTATTCCATTTTGCATGTATGTCAACAAAAGCCGTAGTTGCATTACATCCTTCCTCTTTTGGCACATCTGTAACAAATAGTTTGGACTGTTTATTATAAGTAACTTAAACACATATCAAATGCAGAAAGGGAAACTATGAACTAcaatatagtaataataataataataatactattaacaacaacaacaaaaagttATCTATGCCTAATTACTGAACACCATAGAACTCATTGGAATCCATTATCAGTGGCACTCCTATTGTTATAGTCCCTCCATTGCAATACCAAGAGAACAAACAATGGACTACTATCCTGCAGGATTCAACTTTTAGAGTTAACAACTGCAGAGTATTTGAAGCTGTTGAGTTTATCACATCTCAAAGCAAATGAGAATGATTCATCATCTACTTGAGATATCATGTCACTTACACATGCAGACATATGTAGGATAAAAATTGAACTCTACCTTTGAACTTTGATAATCACAGAAaccatgtttaattttttatggttttttttattagtagatgTTTCCACTTTCTGTTTTACATTGTGGGTAGCAGTGGCCTCTTTTTGGTAGGTAGATTTGGATGGGGGTTGTTTAACATTGACAAACGTAATGATGAACCAAACTTCTTGACATCTATATGTTAAAGACTGCCCTTTTATGTCACACAAAAGCTcataaacaaaaaccaaaatatacatGGTGAATTCTAAGACCTACTCAGTGGATGCATTTTCAAACACCCATACAGATGCAACATAATAATTCATTTCTTAGACAATGAAACAACTAAACATagtgaaaattttacaatacaAAACACAGACAACTTGCATCAGACAGTTATTTGATGGACAAAGAGCATTACCTCCAATGCATTCTTAAATCTCCCAAGAGTTTCATAACCCAATTTCCTTATCATGTCATCAGGTGAAGACAAGCTAACAAATGCAACTGCAAGCAAGCCTAACGCAGAGAACTCCACAGGTTCAATGTAACGCATTGACAGACTATGAATTGAAAAGTGCAAGATGAAAACAGGATCATATCGTGGTACATTTTCAACATGAGGAGGATATCCCTGCATAATCAGTTAAGTTATTTGAGAATTCTCTGCCACAGCCATCAAAAACATAAACCATTGATACAGTGTTCCAAAAGAGGATTGATGCACTAATGTAGTTAAAAAATCTGGAATGTACCTGGATCATATCCTTAACATTATCTGGGTGAACCTTGTTCAAGGATATGGGTCCATCAGATGCAGTTCTATTATAGGGAAAATATAGCACTGTGTTCACGCATAATTTGGGGTCAATGGGAAGGTTTTCTCTAAATTGACTTCTTTGGCGTTCTTCTACTGCTTCAGCATCAAGAATGTTGTTAGCTGAAATCTCCAACTCCTGCACTCGTTCTTTTCTTATTCTCAAAGCAGAACTTCCCCAGAGATAATCCATATCAGCAATACTTCCAGATTTTAATCTATCATTAGACTCAATCTCGTGCATGAGACTGTAAATTTCCAAATCAACTTCATTGAGCATTGCCCCATAAGAAGACAAAAGCAATGAGATTAGTTCTCTGGCATTtatgtcaatatttttttccaaatcagaACCATCCCAGTGGCCCTTGAAACAAAGGAGTAACCTGAGTAACTTAATAACTTCCAGCTGTTTCACACACAGATCTGATCTTTCAAAATTGTTATTACCATCAATAGTACCTTGATCAGTGCAAGTAAAGGTAAGTGATCTAAGAATGCTGGACATAGGCTTCGAAAACACACCAACCTGAGAGCAACCAGGTGATTTAGAGACAGATTGAATAGTGGGGGCAAATTGGGAGTGGGCAAGCAGCAGCTGAAGAAGTAAAACATGTGAAAATTTCCCTTCAGAAAGTGAAGTTAGGACACTTCGGAGCTTTTTCAACGTTGTAGCATCCTCAAACCTATGAAGAAGAGACAATCTTGTGAGTTTCTCCAGGAAGGGAAGAGAATGAAGTTGGATAAGACTATTATGCATTTCTCTGGCTAATTCAAGAACATTTCTCAAAATAAAGACTTCCAAGAACTTGAACAAGGGCAAACAGTCTGTGTCTGTCACTTTTCCAGAATTATCAGAGACACAGGAGAATCTCTCAACAATCTTCTGCCAAGTATTCACCAAGATGTTGATCAACCGGATCCTTGATGAGTCCTCTCTATTTAATCCCATTTCCAAAGGAGTATCCTCCACAGGTCCATCTGACTCTTTGGACAGAGACTTAACCTGGCAATCCCCTGGAAATAACAGCATCCTACATAAAGATATCTTTGCAACAACTCTATTAACAAAGTTTAATGACTGGTTAAGTGAATAAGAATCAATTTCACTAACATCACAGTCTAGCATTCCATCCTGTCCAGAGCATGGGAAAATGACATCAAATAGCTTGAATcgcttcttctttttcattgaaTGCCCACTGAAGGCAAAGTAAAACCACAACATATGAATTGATTTTCCCAGAAGACTACTGTTAACGAGATTGGAAAGGTCCTCAGTGGATGAAGGTAAGAATTCACCATCTTCAATCTGAAATATGCTTCTTGACACAAAGCCCTTCCAGTCAAGGAAACCATCCAGGAGAATCCTTGAATATAAAGAAGGTATACCTTTAAAACATGTGTAGTACTGCTTCCCAAATTTCAAGGAAGTTGATTTCAAGTATGACAACGCAGCAGGGAGAAGCATCATAAAGCCTTCATCTGAAGGAGTTTCCACCACATTGTCCTTATGCGGCAAACCTTTGTTAAGAAGACCTGAAAATAAGTGCCCAAAGACTGACGAATGCAGGGGACTCACTTCAATaagaagaaataataatttagcTCTGATCATGCTTGGCCTGTTTATGCAATGCGAAATAATTTTTACAGGAGTACTCACTATCACCCTTGATGATACCAAACtcaatggaagaagaaaacTCTGATGCTGCTCAAATTTCTGCCTGTACATTACTTTAACAGCTTTCAGCAAACATACATCTGCAAACTCTAGTTTGAAACATGTGGCAAACTCTAATGCCttcatataaattttctcaaaaacaatAATGTCGAaacttttttcttccatttcccAAAACAAATCGAATTGTACTTTCTTTGTAATTGGATGCTGAAAATAACTAGATAACATGTCAAAAGCACCACTGGCAATGCAAAATACAACAGAGAGTGCAGACATATTGTCAAATTCCCCAGTTGTCAGGTCATTCAGATCAACTCTACTAAACATCCAATACGCTAACTCAAACAGCTTGAAGGGTGATATAAAATGACTCAAAATATGTGAAGCATAAAATGCCTGGAGAAAGGGCACAAAATTTTTGGTCCTGATACACACATCAAACCTGCTCCTGAGTTCCAGGAGTAGTCTCTGTAACAGGGCTTTGAAAACCTTTACAAGTTGTTTCTTTGCACTGTCATCAACTTTAGATATAGGATTCTGGCCATCACATAGAGCTACCAGATAATCAGAAGTGCTTATCAACAAGTTCAAGACATGATGGTCCATTTTATGAACTGAATGTTTGGATGATCTAAGAAAAGTCTCCAAACTGTCTCCAATAGTTCCTTTTGTTGATTCCTCATGACAGCTCAAAGGACAAGACAATGACACCATAACTGCAGGATGACAGAAGATGATTTCAGCCACTTCTTGAACTGTAGAGAAAGGAACTCCAATAGTTGTTGAACAATCAGAATCAGGTCTCAGAACCAATAGTTCATCCAGCATTCGTTTCACAAGAATGAAGCAAACTTCAAAAAGATGTTCCAGTTCACCTAATGGCCTTATTCTATAGTATGATCGTATCTGATGGATCCAGAATAGCACATGGCGAAGAGAAAGAATGAGGTAATCAGTGGTCTGTTCAGATAGTTTAGCTAGAAGCAACTGTTGTACTTTAGAGGGCTCCAATAAATATGGACCATCAATGTTCATAATTGCAGGAAACAACACATGAAAAGGTGCCTGCTGCAGAAAGAGACTAAATGCAACAGAAGCAGACTCACTTAAACCAAAATCTGTCTTAGGAAATATTTCCTCGGCAAACAAGGAATGGCTAGGAATCCTGCAATTATCATCGCCTTTGCCTTTGGAGTGTATCATCAATCCAACTCTTTGCAGACCAGAAAAGAATATATCAGGCCATAACTTAGAAGCCCTGGCTAGAAGACTCCGATCATGAAAAGATATAGATGACAAAAGTGCAAAAGGAACTCCTTGAAGGTCCTGTGAAACAGTAATAACTGATGGaaaattctttaatatatcATCAGGTGTTGTACCAACAATTGAGGAAGAGAACATTTTAGCTATTCCAGTTAATCCACTATCATGCCCACTCCTAACAATTCTTTGCACTTCAGCAAGTGTATCATTAAAAGAACTGTCAGTATGCCTAGCTTTTTCATCAATAGAAAAAATGCAATAATGTCGTTGGTGTGATATGTCTTGTGAAAAGAGCAATAGATTCTTCAACGGCCTCCACTCCATGGAATCCAGACATTGATCTTCAAGTCTTTCAGATAAAACTAAATCAAGGAGAGAAGATAACAATCCAGGatctacctatcaaaaaattcagttattttattatattatataccaAAAACCTGTCACAGAAAGCTAAATGCTTAAAGTTTACCTGAGTTTGCAGGAGATAGGTTAATGTGTTGGACACATACAATGATATAATTGATTTCTCAGCTAGCGTAAAGGTTCCAGATCCAGACTTGAGCACCCTTTGACACTTCTCTAGGACACAGATGATGAGAGGGCTGAAATGAGGTGATACATCTGCCACACATTTTAtgcaaaaaattagagaaaagaaagaggaaaatgtaagggaatTACTTGGTAGCAATAATGAAAAAAGTTTCTCatcaaaaataatgaaaaaagttCTTTCAGATTCCCATTTGCAAAAATGGAAACAATGAACATGCTCGGTTTTGGATCATTTTTAAGCATTAAACtgattgtatttttaaaataagaaacagcatttttaatgttttctatAAATGGTCCATTTTCAGGAAATGTATTTGAAAGCAATTTTTTAGAATGTGCTGCTAAACACATCCCATGCACAATTTAATTGTTGCTGTTTTggaaaacagaaaacagttcaTTTCCACCACCAAACTGCCCCTAGTTCTTTCCACTTACCTATTCCAATTGAATGAGCAtggaagtttttaaaattaatagttgCATGGTGATACCAAGGACCACACATTCGTTTCAAAGCTGGATTTAAGGATTGAGTGCTGTTGAAATAAAACCTAGCAGAATCATTGACAAAGTAGCTAGCAGAAGggacaaaataaataagttgaCTGTAGTATTACTTAGACTGAGACAAACAATCTAATACAAATGCAAACCAGAAGAAAGAATTCATAAGTTAGATAAGAAATATTAATCAAAAGGGCCAAAGCCTTCTTCATGATGAGagttaaaaaatcaaaaccacATGTTTCCAACTAATCAAGTTTACCTCTAGACTAGGAAGTCAAGACCCTTACTTTGTCCAATAGACTTGATCAATTTAGTTTTCATCATGCCAAATGCAAGTAAGCTTTGGACAATAAATTGTGTTAGCTTGGTATCAAAGCCTTTGTTTTAGGGAGATCATGAGTTCAAATCTCACtgcttgtttattttcctcatttattGAGCCCAACAAGCACAAAGAAGGATGCCCATGAGGCGGGGTGTTAGGGATTAGTCCAAATCAGCACATGCATTATTGACTCACCATTACCTAACAACTTAGGTTATTAAATAATAGGCCCACAATGTATACCAGGCTAACAATTTGAACAGCTCAAACCAGAGTGCAGCAAAGATATGGAGGGAGcattacaaaatattaattgcACTCCATGGATATAAACTTAATCCATGAAAATAATACAAGTAACAAGAATAGTATAATAAGATGAAATCAATTACCTTTAATGCCTTTTAAATGGGAGATATGGAGCCTCATAAGATCCCAatatttgaatgagttatttcCAATGGTGGAAACAGCATCACAAAAGAACGAGATAACAGCTGTCGACAAGGATTGGAAAACTTCTACGCCTTGGGTGTCAACAGATGACTTACTAGCTCTACCATAGCCAGGTAGAAATAAGAACCATGCACCTAATTCAGATATGTTAGAATCAAATACACCGGTACTGAACATGGCTGCAAGTGCCAGATAAAATGCTTGCTCTCTTATATCTCGGGTTGATGAAAAAATCAATAAGTCGATAAATGGCTGCAGATGTTTGTACATAAGTGCCGGGACTCTTATGGGAATCTCACTCTTAGGAGACCGTCCAATATATTCTATTAGAAGGGACAATACAGACTGCTGCACATCAATTGATAACGCTGAACTGTTACCGAGGAGATTTATGAAGAAATCAAATGATCCCTCCAACACAGTAGGCATAATTCGCTGCAAGATAAGAAACTTAATGATTATAAGGGTTAATCATCAGGAACATTTTTACTGTTAGACTAAAATTTCAATAGAATCATCAAACTCCATGTTTCAAGTAAACTACAATATTAGTTGGCACTATGATTTATAGAACCCAGGTTTCCATTTGGTGCTGTAGAATTAAGTGAATCATTGCCAGAGGCTCAAGAGATCTGAGCTGCATAAAATGCAATCACAGGCACTGCAACAGAGGATAATTTGGTGCAATAAGAACAATATACAACCTAATGCTAGTAAGAGAAAAGTGAAGAACTAAAGCTCAAACAAGTAGAAAGTTCATAATATTTTCTGGGTACCCCTATAAtccaagaagagaaaagaattaTCAAAAAGGGTTCCCAATCACTCAAAAGAATGGGAAATGAACAGAAAAGTGAAGAGAATGCAAACATACACCAAAACCTGACAAGTATTTAGCATGCCATTATCCAGCCTTGAGGTTATTGCTATGTCAATGACCCCACAGGGAAAAGGCCCAGGAAAACTCGATATaaacccaaattaaataatgttatttattcaaaatgattgattattatatttttatgcaaGGCATTAATTTGGGTATCAATGATTGTTACAAATGTTAATTCAAAAGCTTAAACTATTAGATGATAGGCCCACAATTTATACCTGGTTCACACCCCCCCATCTCTCACATGTGACCCTATACCCACATGTGGTACAGATTGGATTACAAATAAACAGATGGAGGAATAAAGGAACAAAGAGACTCAAACTTGACACCTCTGGCTAACTAAAACTTTGATGGCATATTAGGCTATCAATTTGACCCACAAACTCAAGTTATTAGTTAATGGTCCCAAAATGTATACCAAGCTAACAACGAATATAGAGTATCAAATAAAGAAATCATGATAAGTCCAAAATGGTATCTGAtccaaaaagagagagagagagagagtccaAAATGGTAATGTAATTAAGTCCATGCAAGTATGTGTGCAACACAAAAAAGTGTCATTTTTATCAAGcactaaaaatttgaatatttaggACAAGTCCTCTGGTTGTCCTGGATTGAACAATTCACAACACAATTTAGCAATTTTTCTGCGTCTTTAGATCATTATCCAGATTACCAGTACATGACACAAGGATTACTCCCATCTGGAAAACAGCCTAATCAGGACTGTGCCAATTTCAAGAATTACTTCTTTCTCACCTAAGTGATCAAACAAACATGAAGAGTTCCCCTTCCATACCCAAGTTGTAAAGGTAATATAAAATTGACATTGACATTTGTAGGTCTAACATCTCTATATATACAAGAAACAACCATTTCATTGTATtgaaataataagtaaaaagagGATGAGAATTCCTTCAACAAGTACAAACACCTCTATACAAAGTCTGATTAAAAAGATGTGTGTAGTTTCAAAAAAAAGGAGAGGGAGGAGAAGCTTTTAATTCTCTCATGAAGGGAGGCATGAACCTTATCGTAGGACATAAGTATCATAATTGATTGCAccaatgtaaaataaaagaaaaaagggaaacacGATTAAAAAGAACAAGGGAAAACTGTCCAAGAACTTTCCTATAAAAAGAAGTACATTTCACTAAGTCTAAATCCAAGAAACTCAAGTAATTATATCTGGTGAAAATTGTGTTTCTGCTACCCTCATCCACCAATCTACTTTAGACATaaactattaattttatttctttaacaAGCAATTTAAAGGTTATTAGAAGGCACATTTGACATTAATCATTGATGCAAAAGTTTGAGGGACCTGAGGGCTGCTAATTCACAAAGGATCTCACATTCAACCGTCCACTTGACATAGACCTTATTTGGTTTGATAATGAGGCAAATACTTTCAGACATAAGTAAAGACCCTAGGATTGAGGCCAATGCTTAATGAGAGCCTTGTGCTTCAGGGTGTGAGTATCAGTTTAAGCTTCATGGTTACACCTCAAGCATTTTCCTGCCCTCACATCATTGCAAGTGTTGAGAGGTGAGACTTGAAATGCTCTAAACTCTGATTGCTCCATTTGTGTTCCCCAAATACTATTGACTTGGTTGACTCAGGGAACCCAATCTAAAGGTCACAACAGCAATACTTTACAAGAACATGATAATGCAGAAATCCTATTATCCAGAAATGCATTAATTCAAAGAATTGGAACTTACAGCATAAATTTTGAGAGCATCAAGCAACTTAGAATGGAAGCATGTCTCCACATCCCTTAATGCAATACCAGCCATGGAGGATGGTTGCAAACCCCAGATTTTTGCAATAATCTTTACATTATCCTTCCCACTATCCATGTCATCTGCAGTAAATGTATCAAGAGCCTTTTCACCTCCATGAAAAGCAATATCCAGACCAGAACTTATCCCACTGACAATGATATCTGtgtcttcattcaaaacatctgttttcaatttctttctatcatttcttctatgtacattaaaattttcagaatttccttttcttttcaaacccAACTCTTGAATTCTGGATTGACTACTTAGTGAAGAAAGTAGTGTCAATAGAACTTGAGGATCAGGGAGCAACATTCGAACTTCATTCTCAATTTCTTGCTTTAAAGGTGCCAGTCTATGCATCATTCGATTGCTGGAACAAGAAGTATGGTTAATAGCACTTACGAAGGAGTCCAAGAACTTCAGTTCCTCCAAGAGAAGCCTTAAAGTTCCATGCTTCACAAAAACATTAGGGTGAAGTAACCCCTTATTGACAACCAATCGGCTGAATGGACGACAACAAATGCATTTCATAATACTCTGCACATCTGAACTATCAAAGGATGGCAGATCTAGAGACTCGGAATTGATGAAATTGAAAGGAAGGCCAATACCAACTGAGGAAACCAAATCTGCAGCCAGAGAAACAGCAGCAAACCTGCAAGTACTTCAGTCACCATGCACACTTACAGAAAGAGATGAAacaaaatagattaaaaacaaaaatggaaaaacacaGAGATTATGCACAAGATCCTTTAACTCTGTGAGAATCTAACCAGGTAGATGATGTATGGTCTTCAAGTTTGTAAGGGAACTCATCCATGTATGCTGAACAAAAAGAAGGTCTCCCTTTAACAATAGACAAAAGCAGATCTCTGTGATAGGCAACCTCTGTTGCTTTGAGCTTCTTCATGAGACCCAAAAGTCGCTTTGGATTACCCCTTAATGGATATGGGTGTCTCTTCAAATCTGGCATCAGTCCGTTACAAGGGTCGGTACAAACCATAACCAGAACCCTGTGTGCCAACTCTGAAGCAGGGCCACCATCCTCCCTTCCAGAAATGCTGACCAACTGTTCTAGAGTAACACTCCCAAATAGCACACTCCGAAGACCTGGAGGCACCAATGATTCTGGAATAAGAACCCTGTCCTTCAATGTAGACAGAACATAAACAACTATTTCAACATCATCACTCCCAAGCCCACGAAGAACACCTGAATACATTTCCTTCTGCTGTAGGATCCACCTCAATAATCCTGGCTTACCCACTTCCAAAAATGACATTGCAAACCCAATAAATGATTTTCTTGTCGAatgcttccttttcttttcaacttgCTTCAGTTTATACTCCGCAAGCTTTGGAAAGACtgggaatttgaaattaaaactCTTTGCAACCTCAGAAGCCAAACTCGAGCTACGTCTAACTATTGAAGCCATCAGCAGAAGAGCAGCCTTCTGGCGCTTCCCTTCTTTACTGTTCAGTTCCTTATAAATATCTTCCAACTTTTCTTCAACAATCGAGCGAGCAAACTTATCAATAATCCTACTAATAGCAATCCTCCTGGTGTCATTTGGCCTATAGATTCCATCAGGATGACTCAACATAGCGGAAATTAATGACAAGATATATGACATTCCAGGTTTCCCCTGCCAACGCTTCCAAGCATCTTGAAGCTCTGAGAACTTGGAGCTTGTCTGTACATACTGATGGAGCAGTTCACCCCCTGTATTACGCCTAAGTAACTTGATGAACTCCTTTGAAGCATCGGAATACAACTTAACttcaatcaaattaatattatgcAATAGCTCTCTGAGTTTAGCTTCATGAGATGCTTTGACTACAAATTTCAGATTTTCTTGTTCCTCAGCCTCGCTATCCAGGTCATTCACATCAACTGCaattaaacaaataacaaaatgaattttacgTGTCCATtgatttcaaattataaaactcacatttttttttcatataatttattcatcaaaaatAACAAGACAGACACGGGACTAAAGACATATCCATACTCTGGGCTAAACATGCCAAATTATTGCTATACGAGCCTAATACCACCATTTGGCTTAACTGAATCGTGGAACccagaaaatatatatataattcagaatttaatttttttttattttcttttcgtTAGTTTTCTCAGCAGCAAACGGGGTATGAAGAAATCTTTTCCCCCCTACACAATTTTTTCATAGCCTACTTCTGATCACACAACAAAGccaagaaaaaattaaaaatactcgTTAAAAAGTCGTGTCTTTCAACTTCAATATCCATTCCAAGCAATAAAGTCGTGTCTTTCAACTTTGATGTTCATTCCAAGCAATTATATAGAGATGTTGCCGGGGAAACAATTGGCAcataaaaccaaaaacaaaaaacagaagaCAAAAGATCAACTTTTTGTCTCTGTTGTTTGTAACTCAAACCCAGCCCAACAATCGTTtaattccttttctttccaTTAGGTTCTATTTTCTGGGGAGCCAAACGGGACATTACAAATTAGAAACCGTAGCCCACCTTCATCATCGTCGCTGTTCTCTTCTCTTTGAATATCTTCGCCGTAAATTGCTTCTTCCTCCTCCATTGTGACTATTTTTTTGAGGCTCAGAGTTGGGCACTTCCTTGGCGAAGAGCATATGCAGCTGGGTACTGGCGGGTGGTGTatgggttttagggttttagggtttaaggagaGAGGTTGGAGACAAAGCTTTTAGAAGCACCTGTTTGGTTCCAGGGGCATGATGTTCCCAACGTGGATTGGGTATTTCAGTTCCGTGTAttccaaatttctaattaattgaTAATCCCATTTACCaaacatatattaaataaataaattgttaaaatgGAAcgtattaaatttattctatctacatctttttttttcttatgaaaatataattctattttatttttatcattttatggCCTCTAGCATATTgtcattatttttatgttaactCGACATTcttaaagttaaattattattagatCAATAATGTGATAGTTGATTGCATCCccgaaaatattaagaaatccACTAATAATCATGGAATTGTCGTaaatgcccaaaaaaaaaaagtttctaactAGCATAAAATTTGTGAGATAAGTAGCATTTAACCAagtaaattttgtatttaatcttttataattaGTGAATGTACGTAATGGTCACTAAATCTCGTAGTTTTTACACTTGTCAATTATGTGTTGTACACATAACTATTTGAAGAtctcttaattaaaaaataaacaaaggataagttttttacttttgggcaaaaaaaatgaaggattgTAGTTTTGTAAAACAACGTCTAAACTTTCATAAATTACTTAGATATTTAGGTTATGTTCGATTTTgcgaaaattttgaaagaaaatgtaagggaaataaaattaaaaaataaaaaataggtttaaactcaataaattagttttacatattttttaatactcaatttactttttttttttgtattatataaatattaaataattttaaaatatataaagtttttgacaaatttaaattataattttttttttcatgttaaaaccaaatatgagaaaaccatttttttttccttttgtagtattttccaaaagcaaacataacttttataaatctttaaactcttcatttgtttaattttttaatatgtttttcattacaaccaaacaatataaattaaatatgatttttttttttttactgtgaAAGTTTTT
This window contains:
- the LOC117908973 gene encoding uncharacterized protein LOC117908973 isoform X1, coding for MEEEEAIYGEDIQREENSDDDEVDVNDLDSEAEEQENLKFVVKASHEAKLRELLHNINLIEVKLYSDASKEFIKLLRRNTGGELLHQYVQTSSKFSELQDAWKRWQGKPGMSYILSLISAMLSHPDGIYRPNDTRRIAISRIIDKFARSIVEEKLEDIYKELNSKEGKRQKAALLLMASIVRRSSSLASEVAKSFNFKFPVFPKLAEYKLKQVEKKRKHSTRKSFIGFAMSFLEVGKPGLLRWILQQKEMYSGVLRGLGSDDVEIVVYVLSTLKDRVLIPESLVPPGLRSVLFGSVTLEQLVSISGREDGGPASELAHRVLVMVCTDPCNGLMPDLKRHPYPLRGNPKRLLGLMKKLKATEVAYHRDLLLSIVKGRPSFCSAYMDEFPYKLEDHTSSTWFAAVSLAADLVSSVGIGLPFNFINSESLDLPSFDSSDVQSIMKCICCRPFSRLVVNKGLLHPNVFVKHGTLRLLLEELKFLDSFVSAINHTSCSSNRMMHRLAPLKQEIENEVRMLLPDPQVLLTLLSSLSSQSRIQELGLKRKGNSENFNVHRRNDRKKLKTDVLNEDTDIIVSGISSGLDIAFHGGEKALDTFTADDMDSGKDNVKIIAKIWGLQPSSMAGIALRDVETCFHSKLLDALKIYARIMPTVLEGSFDFFINLLGNSSALSIDVQQSVLSLLIEYIGRSPKSEIPIRVPALMYKHLQPFIDLLIFSSTRDIREQAFYLALAAMFSTGVFDSNISELGAWFLFLPGYGRASKSSVDTQGVEVFQSLSTAVISFFCDAVSTIGNNSFKYWDLMRLHISHLKGIKDVSPHFSPLIICVLEKCQRVLKSGSGTFTLAEKSIISLYVSNTLTYLLQTQVDPGLLSSLLDLVLSERLEDQCLDSMEWRPLKNLLLFSQDISHQRHYCIFSIDEKARHTDSSFNDTLAEVQRIVRSGHDSGLTGIAKMFSSSIVGTTPDDILKNFPSVITVSQDLQGVPFALLSSISFHDRSLLARASKLWPDIFFSGLQRVGLMIHSKGKGDDNCRIPSHSLFAEEIFPKTDFGLSESASVAFSLFLQQAPFHVLFPAIMNIDGPYLLEPSKVQQLLLAKLSEQTTDYLILSLRHVLFWIHQIRSYYRIRPLGELEHLFEVCFILVKRMLDELLVLRPDSDCSTTIGVPFSTVQEVAEIIFCHPAVMVSLSCPLSCHEESTKGTIGDSLETFLRSSKHSVHKMDHHVLNLLISTSDYLVALCDGQNPISKVDDSAKKQLVKVFKALLQRLLLELRSRFDVCIRTKNFVPFLQAFYASHILSHFISPFKLFELAYWMFSRVDLNDLTTGEFDNMSALSVVFCIASGAFDMLSSYFQHPITKKVQFDLFWEMEEKSFDIIVFEKIYMKALEFATCFKLEFADVCLLKAVKVMYRQKFEQHQSFLLPLSLVSSRVIVSTPVKIISHCINRPSMIRAKLLFLLIEVSPLHSSVFGHLFSGLLNKGLPHKDNVVETPSDEGFMMLLPAALSYLKSTSLKFGKQYYTCFKGIPSLYSRILLDGFLDWKGFVSRSIFQIEDGEFLPSSTEDLSNLVNSSLLGKSIHMLWFYFAFSGHSMKKKKRFKLFDVIFPCSGQDGMLDCDVSEIDSYSLNQSLNFVNRVVAKISLCRMLLFPGDCQVKSLSKESDGPVEDTPLEMGLNREDSSRIRLINILVNTWQKIVERFSCVSDNSGKVTDTDCLPLFKFLEVFILRNVLELAREMHNSLIQLHSLPFLEKLTRLSLLHRFEDATTLKKLRSVLTSLSEGKFSHVLLLQLLLAHSQFAPTIQSVSKSPGCSQVGVFSKPMSSILRSLTFTCTDQGTIDGNNNFERSDLCVKQLEVIKLLRLLLCFKGHWDGSDLEKNIDINARELISLLLSSYGAMLNEVDLEIYSLMHEIESNDRLKSGSIADMDYLWGSSALRIRKERVQELEISANNILDAEAVEERQRSQFRENLPIDPKLCVNTVLYFPYNRTASDGPISLNKVHPDNVKDMIQGYPPHVENVPRYDPVFILHFSIHSLSMRYIEPVEFSALGLLAVAFVSLSSPDDMIRKLGYETLGRFKNALEMCQKRKDVMQLRLLLTYMQNGIVEPWQRIPSVTAIFAAEASFILLDPSHEHYSTISKLLMRSTGVNMKCIPLFNNFIWSSSINFKSERLWLLRLSYAGLNLEDDAQIYIRNSILETILSFYASPFSDNESKELILQIVKKSVKLHKMARYLVEHCGLISWLSSALSFFSERLSGDQRSFWLKQLTIVTEVINNVISSRNIIGWLQKDALEQLSEVALHLYKLLIGAVQLMKDNVTLVNSILQILISTLKFSQKRKIYQPRFTISIEGLFKIYQAVVDVSSVPRSSPASEFGLKVILMSSPPLNIFQMKQEELSEFVGWAISTALQPECTGTLQLAESYLHFRVFSEEEPSQDSLLSKLLRWLTASVILGMLSWKSTDLDINILERSNSKTLLSLLEHVKKGSGENGRNAFHCEEILAASIFYLQQLLGLNSRVLPSVVSALCLLLLSDASNSAGSEFMLGHESHVASLCSRIHCPVEANPAWRWSFYQPWKDLTSEPTDLEKMDELHACQSLLVVISNFLGKKSLDAPFLSHQDVENSGVYKWERSIIETESHSRQNPSV